The segment GTGATCGAGGGCGAGACGGCGGCCTTCGACCGCGCGGTGCTGATGGCGCTGCGGGTGGCTGGTGATCCGGCGATGCCGCTTGGCCCGCCCTGGCTTCACAACGCGGCGCGCGACGTCACGGCGCTGGGCAGCATCACGGTGCTGTCTCTGATCACCGCGGTGACGCTGGGTTTCCTGCTGCTTCGGGGGAAGCGCGGGGCGTCGCTTCTGGTGCTGCTCTCGGTCGGCGGCGGCATGGCGATCAGCAGTCTGCTGAAAAACCAGATCGGGCGGGAGCGCCCGGACATCGTTCCCCACGGCGACATCGTCTTCACCGCCAGCTTCCCCAGCGGCCATTCGCTGCTGTCGGCGGTTGTCTTCCTGACGCTGGGCGCCATGCTGGCCCGCTTCGTCGAGGGGCGGCGGCAGAAGGCCTATGTGCTCGTCGTGGCGATGGCGGTGACGCTGCTGGTCGGGTGCAGCCGGGTCTATCTGGGAGTCCATTGGCCAACCGACGTCCTGGCGGGCTGGTGCGTCGGGGCGGGTTGGGCCGCGCTGTGCTGGCTCGTCGCCCTGTGGCTGCAAAGACGCGGTGCGGTCGAACCGGAGGGTGAAGCCGGACCGGTGCCGGATCGCACTTGACCCCGCCGGTCCTCAGCCGATATTTCGGGTGATCCCGCCGATCAACCCACAGCATGTCGATGCCCGAAGGCACTTTGGACCGTGAAACCCTGCAAGCCGTCGGCGTGCTGAAGCGCGCCGTGGACGAGGCGCGGGTGCCGGGCGTGCTGGAGTTCCGGCTGCTCTCCAGCGCGCTGGACCGCACTCTGGAAACCGAAGACCTGCATGAACTGAACGAGGCCAAGCGCGTTTACGAAACGCTGGACGGCGAATGCCGGACGCTGGTCGTGGAGCGTGCCACCAGCCTCGCCCATGCCGAGGCCGCCGAACGGCGGGCGCCGCATGAGGAGGTGGAGGCCGTGATCGTCCCCGTCGCTGCGGCGAAGCCGCAACCTCCGGCGTCGTCGCCTTCGGCGCCACCGGCCGGGCCCCCGCCGCGCCTGCGCGGCGGCAGGACGATGCGTCCGGCCACCGGTTTCCTGGCGGCGCTGAACGGCGTGCGCTCCGCCTCGCGGAGCCAGCCGCCGGGCCAACGGAAGGAGGACGCCGCGCCGGACAGCCGCGCCACCGCGAAGTCGCGGCTGATGGCGGCGGTGGAGGAGCGGCGCGAGAGCGACCACGGCGCGCGGTTCCATTCCGGCGGTCCAGTGTCGGACAGCGACTGATTGAGAGAGGATGATCACACAATGACAGCGTTCAGGGTCGGGGATCAGGTGACGATCCACAACAGCCAGACCGGCCCGGAGAGGATCGCCATGGTCGACGCCTTCACCGAGGGCAACCGCTGCATGGTGCTGTCCGACGGCACCAAATGGCGGGCGGACGGACAGCGCCAATGGCGTGTCGGCAGCGGCTACTACAAGGGGCCGGTGGTCGAGCGGACGCGGCCCGGTGACGTCGACATCGTGACCCGGCGCCGCGCCATCGGCGTGATCCGCAAGTTCGCCCAGGACCTGAACATGGAAAGCCCGTTCGACGCGGCGGCGCTGACCCGCATCGTCGAGCGGATCCAGGCGGAGCAGGCCGCGGCCCCCAAGCCCGCGGACTCCGAGGACTGAGGGGCACAAGCCTCCGGCCCCGTCCGTCGCGGGGCCGGAGGGCGGACCAGCCGTGTTGCGTTGGCATGCAAATGCGTATCATTATCATGGTATGCAGCCGTGAACCGGCTAGGCAACCGCATTCGGGCTGAACGCACATGATGGACAAGAGGAAGGGCGCGGCGCCTCGTCCAGCGCCGGTGCCGGAGGCGTCCGCTCCGGGCAAGGCTGCCCTCGGCGGCCAGGAGAACCGGCTGTCGCGTGGCCGTCTGATCGTCGCGCTGGACGCGCTGCTGTCGAAACGGAACGTCACGCTGGCCGCCCGCGACCTCGGTCTGCAAACCTCGGCGCTCAGCCGGCTTCTGGCGCAGATGCGCGAGGAGTTCGGCGATCCCCTGTTCATCCGCTCGGGCCGCGGTCTGGTGCCGACGCCCTTCGCCGAAGCGCTGCGCCCGCGCGTGCAGGCGCTGGCCCGCGGGATCGACGCCCTGTTCGAACCGTCGATGGAACGCCCGGCGCCCGACGAAACCTTCGATCCCCGCTGGAACGTGCCGACCGGTATCGACGCGCCGCCGCTTCAGGTCCGGCCCGCCGGCCTGCTGGAGGGGCAGCCGTCCCCAGCCCAGATCGACGCAAAGCTGGACAAGATCGGGCCGGACGCCTCCGCACAGGACCGGCTGGCCCGCCACATCGGCGTGCTGGGCGTCGCCGGCGGCGGCCACGGACGCCCGCTGACCGCCGAGGAGGCGGAGGAGGCGATGACCATCATCCTGGAGGGCGAGGCCGATCCGGTCCAGGTCGGCGCGCTTCTCGGCATGATGCGGATGCGCGGCTCCACCGCGCCGGAACTGGCCGGACTGGTGCGGGCGATGCGGGCGCATGTCGCCGCCGGGCTGGGCCGGACGATCCAGGCGGACATCGACTGGCCCTGCTTCACCTCGCCCAACTACCACAACCCGCCCTGGTTCTTCCACGCGGCGCGGCTGGTCGCTCAAGCCGGCCACCGGGTGCTGCTGCACGGCGGTACGGGCTGCAGCGCAGCGTCCGGCCGTTACGAGTTCATCGCGCCCACCGTGGGCATCCCCGTCTGCGCCAACGCGCGGGAGATCGCGGCGGCTCTGGCGGCGCAGCGGATCGCCTACGCGCCGCTCGCCGCCCTGTCCCCGCAGATCTACCGGCTGATCGGGCTGCACCGGCTGACCCAGACCCGCTCCGCCGTGTTCGAGGCCGTGCATCTGCTGAAGCCGGCTAAGGCCAAGACCTCCCTGCTGGGCGCGGCGAAGCCGACCTACCGGGAGCTGCACCGCGACGCCGCCCGCATCCTCGGCTGGAAGCACATGGCCGTGCTGGGCAGCGTGCGCGACGTCGCCCAGTTCACGCCCTTCCGTCCCTCCTCCATCCACCGTCTGGTCAACGGCGAGGCGGAGGACCTCATTCTCCCCGCCTGCATGGAGGAGCCGCCCCCCACGCCGCGCCCGCGCGGCACCAGCCTGGAGTACTGGCAGGGGGTGTGGACCGGTGCCGTGCGCGACGCGCGGGCCGAGCGCATCATCGTCGGCACCGCGGCCTTCGCCCTGTTCGCCCTTCCCGGCGCCACCGGGCCGGCCTTCGCCGACGCCCTGCGGCTGGCCGAACAGCTCTGGAAGGCCCGTCTCGGGCAGGGCGCGATGGCCGTGCAGAGTCCGCCCTGACGTAGAAAAGACGTTCGGCCGGCGGCGCTTCTGCATATTGCGAATAATTCTTATTATCGGCGTTGCTGCTTTGCAACAGTTGGGGTTCGTCCAGCCCCGCATGATCCTCTGAAAATCTCTGAACAGACACTTTAAATCATTGGAATGCATGCGAAAAACGGGTGTCTGGCCGCGCCGGTGCAAACCGCCGGTGAGCCCGCCATGAGCCTCCGACAAACAGCATATCCCTGCATGCGCTGGGGCTGAAGGGCGGTGATTTTGCAATTTAGAATTATTCTGAATGATCGCCGTTGAAGGGGCTGCCTCCCCGCTTGGTAGATACCCGCCGCTGATCGGCGCATCCGCCACGACGATTTTTCGGGAGAGCCTCATGTTGCAATCGAATGTCCCCGACCGCCTCCGACCCATCATCGCCGGCGCCGCCGCGACGGCGGGGCTGGCGATGTCCTTCTCCACCCTGGCGACGGTGGCCGAGGCTCAGACGGCCGGAACGGGGGCCGGGTCTGGCGCGGGGACCGCGCCGGGCACCGCGGCCGGCGCCGCCACTGTCCTCGACCCGGTTCGGGTGGGCGCCGACCGTCCGGCCGACACCGGGAACGTGAACGCCAAGCCCACCGGCATCTCCCGCCTGCCCGACACCGTCAAGGACACGCCCCGCGTCGTCAACGTCGTTCCGGAAGAGATCATCGAGCAGCAGCGCGCCACGACCCTGGAGCAGGTCCTGCGCAACGTCCCCGGCATCACCATCTCGACCGGCGAGGGCAACGGCGGCCAGAACGGCGACCAGTTCCGCATCCGCGGCCTGACCGCCCGCGGCGACATCTACACCGACGGCCTGAAGGACTTCGGCGTCTACACCCACGACGTCTTCAACACCGAGACGGTGCAGGTCTTCAAGGGCCCGTCGGGCAACGGTTTCGGCGTCGGCAACTCCGGCGGCGTCATCAACCAGGGCACCAAGAAGGCCGGGCTTGAGAAGCGCTACAACGTCGAGCAGTCGGTGGGCACCGGCCCCGTCTACCGCACCACGGTGGACGTGAACCAGCCGATCAACGAAACGACCGCGTTGCGCTTCAACGGCCTGTACCACGACCAGGACGTCGCCGACCGCGACGAGGTCGAGGCCAAGCGCAAGGGCT is part of the Azospirillum baldaniorum genome and harbors:
- a CDS encoding glycosyl transferase family protein, with the translated sequence MMDKRKGAAPRPAPVPEASAPGKAALGGQENRLSRGRLIVALDALLSKRNVTLAARDLGLQTSALSRLLAQMREEFGDPLFIRSGRGLVPTPFAEALRPRVQALARGIDALFEPSMERPAPDETFDPRWNVPTGIDAPPLQVRPAGLLEGQPSPAQIDAKLDKIGPDASAQDRLARHIGVLGVAGGGHGRPLTAEEAEEAMTIILEGEADPVQVGALLGMMRMRGSTAPELAGLVRAMRAHVAAGLGRTIQADIDWPCFTSPNYHNPPWFFHAARLVAQAGHRVLLHGGTGCSAASGRYEFIAPTVGIPVCANAREIAAALAAQRIAYAPLAALSPQIYRLIGLHRLTQTRSAVFEAVHLLKPAKAKTSLLGAAKPTYRELHRDAARILGWKHMAVLGSVRDVAQFTPFRPSSIHRLVNGEAEDLILPACMEEPPPTPRPRGTSLEYWQGVWTGAVRDARAERIIVGTAAFALFALPGATGPAFADALRLAEQLWKARLGQGAMAVQSPP
- a CDS encoding phosphatase PAP2 family protein; protein product: MGRAMALAGLRAPGFWTRLGRHELRLLVGMAVSAGLILTFALLAGEVIEGETAAFDRAVLMALRVAGDPAMPLGPPWLHNAARDVTALGSITVLSLITAVTLGFLLLRGKRGASLLVLLSVGGGMAISSLLKNQIGRERPDIVPHGDIVFTASFPSGHSLLSAVVFLTLGAMLARFVEGRRQKAYVLVVAMAVTLLVGCSRVYLGVHWPTDVLAGWCVGAGWAALCWLVALWLQRRGAVEPEGEAGPVPDRT